A region of the Chryseobacterium cucumeris genome:
CAGATCTTCAGCAATCTTCTGAAGCGCTGTACTTTTACTGATTGCAGCTGTACCAGATGTAGATGCAGTATAATCTTTTACAAAATTATCGGTGTAGTAAACAATTTTATTGTCCTGAATCAATGCTGTTCCTACAGAGCTGTATATTGGCAAACCATTATACGTCTGTAAAAATTTAACAACATTACCATTCAATGATTTTGACAGATCTACATTATCAATAATGATATTATTAAGATCAGACTTTTTATATTCCCTGATTTTATTTTGAGAAATATAATCTTTAATGAGTTTTTCATTATCCTGTCCGAATAATATTGCCGGAAATGCAGAAAATACTGCAAATAAAATAGGTAAAGCTTTGTTTTTCATATCCATTATTAAAGGCGCTAATCTACAAATAATTCACATAACTTTAATACTTTTTATATTAAAAATTAAACATAAATCAAGACAAATAAAGAAAAAATACTTTAAAATCAATTTACATATTTCTCAATTATGAGAACCATGCATTATATTTATACGTACCACATTATGTTTACCGTATGTTTAATTCTTTTTCATACAAACATTTTCTTTTTATAAGTCATTTTAATGAATATAAATTTCTGCCTACAGAAATCTTCTTTTACTGTTTTATCTGATAGTTTTTGTTTCCGTACTGTCTTATTACACTTGTATGTTCCTTGCCGTATAGCCATAAAAAAAGCCGCTCAAATGAGCGGCTCTTATGTATTATAATGGTTCAAAGATTATTTACCTTCTTCCATTTTTCTTTTCAACTCTGCTAATGCGTCGATGTCTCCAAGAGTAGATCTTTCTTCGTTGTTAGAAGAAGAAGTTACGTTTCTAGAAGAAGCTTCTTTTACGTTTTTCTTCTCTTCGTCTCTGAAGATACCTGTGTGAGATACTACTACTCTCTTGAATTCTTTGTTGAATTCGATTACTTTGAACTGAGCCTCTTCACCTTTTTTGATTTTAGATCCATCTTCTTTCTCTAATAATCTTGAAGGGCAGAAAGCTTCAACCTCAGCATCCTCGAATTGAACAGAAGCTCCTTTATCGTGAACTTCTACAGCTTTACCAGCGTGGATAGTTCCTTCAGCATATTTAGTTTCGAATTTATCCCATGGGTTTTCAGTCAATTGCTTGTGACCTAGAGATAATCTTCTAGCCTGAATATCTAATTCAAGAACTACAACATCTAATTTATCACCTACTGCGCAGAACTCAGATGGGTGCTTGATTTTCTTAGTCCAAGAAAGATCAGAGATGTAGATTAATCCGTCGATACCTTCTTCTAACTCTACGAATACACCAAAGTTAGTGAAGTTTCTTACAGTTCCTACATGCTGAGATCCTACCGGATACTTAGCTTCGATGTTTTCCCATGGATCTTTAGACAATTGCTTGATACCAAGAGAAATTTTTCTTTCTTCTCTGTCTAAAGTTAATACTTCAGCTTCTACTTCATCACCTACTTTTACAAAATCTCCAGCAGATCTTAAGTGAGTAGACCAAGACATTTCAGAAACGTGGATTAATCCTTCAACACCTGGAGCGATTTCTACAAATGCACCATAGTCAGCAAGAACTACTACTTTTCCTTTTACTTTGTCACCTACTTTCAAGTCAGCAGAAAGAGCATCCCAAGGATGAGCTTCTAATTGCTTCATACCTAATTGGATTCTTGTTTTCTCATCATCGAAATCAAGGATTACAACTTTTACAGTTTGTCCGTCCTCAAGGATTTCAGATGGGTGGTTCACTCTAGACCAAGAAAGGTCTGTAATGTGGATCAATCCATCTACACCACCTAAGTCAATGAATACACCGTAAGAAGTGATGTTCTTAACAGTACCTTCAAGAACCTGTCCTTTTTCAAGCTGAGCGATGATTTCTTTTTTCTGACCTTCGATATCTGCTTCGATCAATGCTTTGTGAGATACCACTACGTTTTTGAACTCAGGGTTGATTTTCACAACTTTGAACTCCATAGTTTTTCCTACGAACTGATCGTAATCTTTAATTGGCTTAACGTCAATTTGAGAACCAGGTAAGAATGCTTCGATTCCGTGAACGTCAACGATCATACCACCTTTAGTTCTTGATTTAACAAAACCGTTAACGATTTCTCCAGTTTCGTGAAGTTCGTTTACTTTATCCCAAGCTTTAAGCGTTCTCGCTTTTCTGTGAGATAACTGTAATTGTCCAGTTTTGTCTTCTCTCTTGTCAACCATTACTTCTACCTCGTCACCTACTTTCAGGCCTTGGTTGTAACGGAATTCGTTTAGAGAGATAACACCTTCAGATTTGAAGTTGATGTCTACGATAGCTTCTTTATCAGTTAATCTTACAACTTTACCAATTAGAACGTCGTTATCGTCTAAGTTGTTTAATGATCCGTTGTAGATTTCTTCTAAATCGCTTTTTTCTTTTCTCGCATCTGCATCAAGACCTGATTCGAATGAATCCCAATCAAATTGTTCTGGTGCTACATTTTGGTTTAATAAAACCTCTGCTGAATTTGTCTCTTTTGACATTTTCTAATAAATTTGTATTCCTTCTTTTTTAACGGTTTGAATAAATGCAGATTAAAAAATACGGAAGTAATTAATTTTAAGTAATTTACTCTTCAAACCTTTTCGCCACAAAAGTGGGTGCAAAGATATGAATTTTATTTAAAATAAGCAATAGATTTTGCCAGGCTAATATTTAACTTATATATTTAAAAATCAACACCTTGATTAAAAGGATGCTTCGACTGAGCTCAGTATGACATTCTAATACTAACCGTCTTACATTCAGAATTAAGCAATATCCGATGTCATAATGACCATACACTGAAAATTTACAAGAGGCATCAATAAGCAGAAGACAAAAATGAGATTCTTCATTTCGCTGCGCTTCATTCAGAATGACAGTAAGACAGAATTAAAGAAGGACCACACTTTCCAATCCTTCTCAAACTCTCCTACTCTCAAATCCTCAAACTCCAAAATTCACTACCTTTGCAGCATGGAATTACAGCCGATCTATCAAAAACTGCAGATTCAGGATATGAATCAGATGCAGAAATCTACTTATAAAGCGTCTGAAAGCAATACAGACATTGTCTTACTCTCTCCTACAGGATCCGGGAAAACGCTGGCCTTTTTATTTCCTGTTGTCAGAAATCTGAAAAAAAATGTTCAGGGTGTTCAGGCTTTGATACTGGTTCCGGCAAGGGAACTTGCTTTACAGATTGAGCAGGTTTTTAAATCCATGGGAACAGATTTTAAAGTTTCTGTATGCTATGGAGGACATGACAAAAAAATTGAGGTTAATAATTTAATTGAAGCTCCGGCTGTATTGATCGGAACTCCGGGAAGAGTTGTTTACCACTTGAGAAATAATAATTTTGATCCGAAAACAATTAAGACTCTGGTTCTTGATGAATTCGACAAAGCTCTGGAACTGGGTTTTCATGATGATATGGAATTCATTTCCAATTCTTTAAAAGAACTTTCTCAGAGAATTTTAACATCTGCCACAGCTATGGATGAAATTCCCACGTTTACAGGCTTAAAAGATGAAAAAGTAATCAATTTCCTTAAAGAAAATGATGTAAAACCGGATCTCCAGCTGAGAAAAGTGATGACTATTCCGGAGGAAAAACTGGATACACTTTTCAATCTGGTTTGTAAAATCGGAAACAAAAGAACCCTGATCTTCTGCAACCACCGTGATGCTGTAGACCGTATCTCTGAACTTCTTCATCAGATGGGAATAGACAGAGAAACCTTCCATGGCGGTATGGAACAGGATGAAAGAGAACGTGCGCTGCTGAAATTCCGTAATGATTCTGCAAGAATTCTTATTACTACGGATCTTGCTGCCCGCGGACTTGATATTCCTGAGGTAGAATCGATTGTTCATTATCAGCTTCCTCCAAAAGAAGATGCTTTCATCCACAGAAACGGACGTACCGCAAGAATGAACGCCAAAGGTTTTGTCTACCTGATCATGACTGAAGAGGAAAACTTCCCGTTCATTAAAAACAATACTCCTGAAGAAAACGTTGCCGGATTCACTAAAGTTCCGCAAAAAACACCTTTCCAGACGGTTTACATCAGTGCAGGAAAAAAGGATAAAGTAAACAAAGTGGATATTGTAGGATATCTGTTAAAGAAAGGAGAGCTTCAAAAAGAAGATGTGGGAATTATCGAAGTAAAAGATACGACATCATATGTTGCCGTCTCCAGAAATAAAGTAAATGCCCTTTTAAGAAAGCTTCAGAACGAAAAACTGAAAGGTAAGAAAGTAAAAATGGAGATTGCTTATTAGACCTCTCACTCTACACTTTATTGTCATTGCGAGGGGCACAGCAACGAAGCAATCTGCCCTCCCCGCAATGACATAATATTATTTAATTCCTTTCACTCTCAGAGGGAAAGTATACACTGACCTGGAGGCAGTAATGAAAAGAATATCATTGTTTTTACCGCCAAAAGTGACATTGGAAGTCCAGTCTTCAGGAATCGGGATGTGATAGATCTTCTTCCCGGAACTGTTGAAAACATGCACTCCTTTTCCTGTCAGGTACAGGTTTCCGTGTTTATCCATCGTCATGCCATCTGACCCCATTTCACAGAACAGTTTTTTCTCAGATAATTTTCCTTCTCCCAATATATCATAAACGTAGGTTTTTCCGGCATCAATATCAGATAAGTACAATTTCTTTAGTTTTTCACTCCCAATAATACCATTGGGTTGGGTGAAAGTTTCTAATTGGGTAACTTTTCCCGATTTATCTCTGTAATAAAGACTTTTATGTTGAATTTCCTGTTTAAAACCAACCCAGTAATCTCTTTCATACAAAGGATCTGTAAAGTACATTCCTCCAAATTCATCATTCCAGACATCATTGGGGCCGTTCAGCCTTTTTCCTTCGAAACCTTTTAGCAGAACTTCTACTTTTTTGTCTTTGGATATCTTCCATATCTCACCCTGATCGTCTGAACAGGTAATCAAATACCCATCTTTGTCAAAGTGTGTTCCGTTTGCCCTTCCTGTTTTATTCAAAAACTCTATCACCTGATTGGTTTTCCAGTCCCAATAATAAATCTTATCATTAGGCTGATCGGTGAAATAAACATTCCCTTCTTTATCTGCTGATGGTCCTTCTGTGAAACTGAACTTGTCCGAAACCTTTTCCGGCTGCACTCCCTCATAAAACATTTTACTATAATTTACTGATTGACAGTTTACCAATGCGAAAACCAAACCAATCATACCTATTTTAAGTATATTCTTCATGCTTCATTTTTAAAGTTGCAATTTACGATATGACCTAGAGGTTTCAAAATATTTTCCCGTTTTGATACAATAAAAACAACAGATACAAAATGTCCTAATTATCCTATTTTGGAAGTAGATCATATTAGTAATGAAAAGATATAATCCGGAGCTTTGCAGTAACAGAATCAATCACTTTTTCATGGAACAGTCAATTTGAAAATAAGATTGGTCAGGATGAAAATTGTACTAAAATACTTTTATAGCATATAACAATGAGCGCAGAGTCCAACAATATCAAGTCTTTGGAAATTGAAAATGAAGATTTCAGAAATTCAGTGGGAACCATGGATGAAACCGGTAAAAGGAAGTGGATTTTTCCCAGAAAGCCCAAAGGAAAGTATACCAACTACAGGAATTACACCAGCTATTTTCTTCTTACTTTATTTTTCGGACTGCCGTTTGTAAAGATCAATAATAATCCTTTTCTGCTGATCAATGTCATCGACAGGAAATTCTTTATTCTCGGACAGCCGTTTTACCTGCAGGACTTTTTTATTCTTGCTTTAGGGGCGGTAACCTCCGTCATTTTTGTGATGTTATTTACTGTCGTTTTCGGAAGAATATTCTGTGGGTGGCTATGCCCGCAGACGCTTTTTATGGAAATGGTCTTCCGTAAAATCGAATACTGGATCGAAGGAGACCGGAATAAACAGATGAAGCTGGACAGACAGGAATGGGATGCAGAGAAAATAAGAAAAAGGTTGACGAAATGGTCTGTTTTCCTTTTAATTTCATTGATTATTTCTCATTTTATGTTCATGTATATTGTGGGCTACGAAGAAGTTTTCCGTATTATGAGTGAAGGACCTGAAGCCAACTCACTGAAGTTTATCGTTATGATCTTTTTTACCATGACGTTCTATTTTGTTTTCGCATGGCTTCGTGAGCAGGTTTGTACGCTGGTTTGCCCTTACGGAAGGCTGCAGGGTGTATTGATCGACAAGCAAACGATCAATGTATACTATGATTTTAAAAGAGGAGAAGGCCGTGCAAAATGGAGAAATAACGAAGACAGAAAAGCAGCAGGAAAAGGAGATTGTATAGACTGTAACCAATGTGTTGTGGTATGTCCTACAGGAATCGATATCAGAAACGGACAGCAGCTGGAATGTGTAAACTGTACAGCCTGTATTGATGCCTGCGATGAAGTTATGGAGAAAGTTGGCTTACCTAAAGGATTGGTCCGCTATGCTACGGAAGCAGAAATTGAAAATCAGGACAAATTCCGGTTTACTCCAAGAATGAAAGCCACAACTGTTATCCTTGCCTTGTTGATTGGGTTCCTTGGGTTTTTAATGTATGACCGTGGTTCTATGGAAGCCAAATTCATCAAACCTGCAGGTTCTACATTTTTTATTAAGAACGGTAAAATCACCAATACTTTTATCTATACCCTTCTGAATAAATCAAACGAGAAAAAGATGCTTACCATCAAAGTGATCACTCCAACGAATGCGGAAATTACCTATTTCGGTTCTGAAAAAATTATTTTGAAAGGAGATCAGATCCTGAAAGGAAACATCAACATTTCCTTTCCTGAAGACGAAATTAAATTCTCAAAACAAAATATGGTCATCGGAGTATTTGATGAAAAAGGACAGCTGGTAGATTCGTTTGAAACTACTTTTGAAGGACCGTTTAAGTTGGCTCTTTAGGTGGCAGGTAGCGGGTAATAAGTTATAGGAAGTAGGAAAAGTAGTTGATATTTCCCATTCCCCTCCTCTGGAGGAGCGGGATGGTTTTCCAACGCATTCCTCCCCAACCTTAAACTTTGAATTTGGAACTCATTAAGCCTTATATTTCCTCATAAACTGCGTGGGAGTCATTCCGGAGCTTTTCCGGAATACTCTTACAAAGTAGGAATATTCTTCGTATCCCAGTCTAAAGGCAATTTCCACCAAACTCTCGTCGAGATACATGAGCATTCTTTTGGCTTCCAGCACTACCCTTTCAGTAATGACATCAGTTGCTGTTTTTTGAACAACAGTCTGGGCAATCCTGTTCAGATGTTTGGATGAAATACCTAACAAAGAGGCATAATGCGTAATGGACTTGTGTTTTGTGAAGTTTTGTTCAATCAGATTTTCGAAATCCTGATAATGTTTAAAATAAGAAAGTCCGGCAGCAGAATCCATTGTATCAAAATCTTTTGAAAACAATCTTGCAGCATTAATAAAAATCTGAGACATTAGTGATAAAATCAGACCTTCTTTCATAATGTTTTTAGCCTGATGCTCTTCTCCCAGTTCTTTAAATAAACTCATGTTTTTCTTCAATTCCTGAGCGTTCAATTGTAGTTTTCGCGGGAAAGATACGGATCCGAAAAACGGAAAATTTCTGAGTTTCTGATTCACATAATGCATTTCATAAAATTCCTGGGAACAAAAGAAAATGTAACCGTCTATATCTTCCGAAAGCTCCCAGCTGTGAATCTGTCCCGGTGACAAGAAGAAAAGACTTCCTTCAGAGACTTCATATCTTTGAAAATCGATCTCATGCACTCCTGTTCCTTTGGTAAAGAGAACTGCTGCATAGAAATCATGTCTGTGAGGCTTCTCTATATGACGATGTCCCAGCACCAAATGACTCTTCATGGTGTTAAAATAAAAATCTGAAGTATTTTTACCCGCCTGGAAAAGATCGATATGAAGAACGGAGATCGGATTCATTGATAAATATCTTAAGGATTCACAAATTTAGATAAAAAGAACCGGTAATAGCTGCTCTTCTTCTCTGTGATGACCAAATGGCTGTTTTGTGATGATTTTACATCTTTATTTTTCCTTTAAAACAAAGTCTGACCGCACTTTTTACAATATATTTTGGATGAAACTTTAAAAAATTTTTATCTTTGAAGTTTAGGAGTTGTAAAATGAAAATAAATTTACCTGATAAGCTGTATTATTCTATAGGAGAAGTTGCGAAAGCATTCGATGTAAACACTTCATTAATACGTTACTGGGAACAGGAATTCCCTATTATCAAGCCTAAAAAAAACAGAAAAGGGAACCGGTATTTCACTCCTGAAGACATTAAAAATCTTCAGATGATCTACCATCTCGTAAAAGAAAAAGGATATACCCTTGACGGAGCCCGTATCGCTCTGACCACCAACAGTAAAATTTCC
Encoded here:
- a CDS encoding SMP-30/gluconolactonase/LRE family protein, which gives rise to MKNILKIGMIGLVFALVNCQSVNYSKMFYEGVQPEKVSDKFSFTEGPSADKEGNVYFTDQPNDKIYYWDWKTNQVIEFLNKTGRANGTHFDKDGYLITCSDDQGEIWKISKDKKVEVLLKGFEGKRLNGPNDVWNDEFGGMYFTDPLYERDYWVGFKQEIQHKSLYYRDKSGKVTQLETFTQPNGIIGSEKLKKLYLSDIDAGKTYVYDILGEGKLSEKKLFCEMGSDGMTMDKHGNLYLTGKGVHVFNSSGKKIYHIPIPEDWTSNVTFGGKNNDILFITASRSVYTFPLRVKGIK
- a CDS encoding MerR family transcriptional regulator; the encoded protein is MKINLPDKLYYSIGEVAKAFDVNTSLIRYWEQEFPIIKPKKNRKGNRYFTPEDIKNLQMIYHLVKEKGYTLDGARIALTTNSKISETITLIDRLEFVKAELIKLKESLGEREED
- the rpsA gene encoding 30S ribosomal protein S1, with translation MSKETNSAEVLLNQNVAPEQFDWDSFESGLDADARKEKSDLEEIYNGSLNNLDDNDVLIGKVVRLTDKEAIVDINFKSEGVISLNEFRYNQGLKVGDEVEVMVDKREDKTGQLQLSHRKARTLKAWDKVNELHETGEIVNGFVKSRTKGGMIVDVHGIEAFLPGSQIDVKPIKDYDQFVGKTMEFKVVKINPEFKNVVVSHKALIEADIEGQKKEIIAQLEKGQVLEGTVKNITSYGVFIDLGGVDGLIHITDLSWSRVNHPSEILEDGQTVKVVILDFDDEKTRIQLGMKQLEAHPWDALSADLKVGDKVKGKVVVLADYGAFVEIAPGVEGLIHVSEMSWSTHLRSAGDFVKVGDEVEAEVLTLDREERKISLGIKQLSKDPWENIEAKYPVGSQHVGTVRNFTNFGVFVELEEGIDGLIYISDLSWTKKIKHPSEFCAVGDKLDVVVLELDIQARRLSLGHKQLTENPWDKFETKYAEGTIHAGKAVEVHDKGASVQFEDAEVEAFCPSRLLEKEDGSKIKKGEEAQFKVIEFNKEFKRVVVSHTGIFRDEEKKNVKEASSRNVTSSSNNEERSTLGDIDALAELKRKMEEGK
- a CDS encoding DEAD/DEAH box helicase, whose product is MELQPIYQKLQIQDMNQMQKSTYKASESNTDIVLLSPTGSGKTLAFLFPVVRNLKKNVQGVQALILVPARELALQIEQVFKSMGTDFKVSVCYGGHDKKIEVNNLIEAPAVLIGTPGRVVYHLRNNNFDPKTIKTLVLDEFDKALELGFHDDMEFISNSLKELSQRILTSATAMDEIPTFTGLKDEKVINFLKENDVKPDLQLRKVMTIPEEKLDTLFNLVCKIGNKRTLIFCNHRDAVDRISELLHQMGIDRETFHGGMEQDERERALLKFRNDSARILITTDLAARGLDIPEVESIVHYQLPPKEDAFIHRNGRTARMNAKGFVYLIMTEEENFPFIKNNTPEENVAGFTKVPQKTPFQTVYISAGKKDKVNKVDIVGYLLKKGELQKEDVGIIEVKDTTSYVAVSRNKVNALLRKLQNEKLKGKKVKMEIAY
- the ccoG gene encoding cytochrome c oxidase accessory protein CcoG, with amino-acid sequence MSAESNNIKSLEIENEDFRNSVGTMDETGKRKWIFPRKPKGKYTNYRNYTSYFLLTLFFGLPFVKINNNPFLLINVIDRKFFILGQPFYLQDFFILALGAVTSVIFVMLFTVVFGRIFCGWLCPQTLFMEMVFRKIEYWIEGDRNKQMKLDRQEWDAEKIRKRLTKWSVFLLISLIISHFMFMYIVGYEEVFRIMSEGPEANSLKFIVMIFFTMTFYFVFAWLREQVCTLVCPYGRLQGVLIDKQTINVYYDFKRGEGRAKWRNNEDRKAAGKGDCIDCNQCVVVCPTGIDIRNGQQLECVNCTACIDACDEVMEKVGLPKGLVRYATEAEIENQDKFRFTPRMKATTVILALLIGFLGFLMYDRGSMEAKFIKPAGSTFFIKNGKITNTFIYTLLNKSNEKKMLTIKVITPTNAEITYFGSEKIILKGDQILKGNINISFPEDEIKFSKQNMVIGVFDEKGQLVDSFETTFEGPFKLAL
- a CDS encoding AraC family transcriptional regulator, coding for MNPISVLHIDLFQAGKNTSDFYFNTMKSHLVLGHRHIEKPHRHDFYAAVLFTKGTGVHEIDFQRYEVSEGSLFFLSPGQIHSWELSEDIDGYIFFCSQEFYEMHYVNQKLRNFPFFGSVSFPRKLQLNAQELKKNMSLFKELGEEHQAKNIMKEGLILSLMSQIFINAARLFSKDFDTMDSAAGLSYFKHYQDFENLIEQNFTKHKSITHYASLLGISSKHLNRIAQTVVQKTATDVITERVVLEAKRMLMYLDESLVEIAFRLGYEEYSYFVRVFRKSSGMTPTQFMRKYKA